The genomic DNA GGGTTGTGCTGACCCAAAAATGGGGGAGAGGCGAGGCCAATCTGACCATCTGGGGGCGAAGAGCCGTATCTAGCAAGCAATTCAGGGGTGGTGGCTCTCTCAAAAATTAGTTTTTCGACAGTCTCTCAGAGCGGCAGGGTAACCCTGGATGGGAAACCTCTGCCTCACAATGGGTTTTGCCCCGTCCAGATGATCTTTCAGCATCCCGAACTGGCAATCAATCCGCGCTGGACGATTGGGAAAGCCCTCTCTGAAGCCTATCAGCCACCACCCGGTCTGCTGGACGCCCTCAGCCTTGACCCCCACTGGTTCGATCGTTTTCCTCACGAGTTGAGCAACGGCGAATTGCAACGTGTTGCCGTGGCACGTGCCCTGACTCCGCAAACCCGTTACCTGATCGCCGACGAGATGACTACCATGCTGGATGCCAACACCCAGGCTCAAATCTGGCAGGTGATTCTGGAAGTCGCAGTTCAGCGACAATTGGGAGTTCTCGTCATCAGCCATGATCTGCCTCT from Anaerolineae bacterium includes the following:
- a CDS encoding peptide/opine/nickel uptake ABC transporter (PepT) family, ATP-binding protein encodes the protein MVALSKISFSTVSQSGRVTLDGKPLPHNGFCPVQMIFQHPELAINPRWTIGKALSEAYQPPPGLLDALSLDPHWFDRFPHELSNGELQRVAVARALTPQTRYLIADEMTTMLDANTQAQIWQVILEVAVQRQLGVLVISHDLPLIERVCTRWIDFTTGQACSVS